One segment of Rosa chinensis cultivar Old Blush chromosome 6, RchiOBHm-V2, whole genome shotgun sequence DNA contains the following:
- the LOC112171132 gene encoding uncharacterized protein LOC112171132 has translation MDKSWMKADRRSLQFQLGLEEFLKFASDNARDINKICCPCLKCHNTDFGGIGLIKDHIFFNGIDVSYKHWKWHGEPSASALHALRGDSETVEMNPDLGIQVEAVGLEGSEDEEISEDSNEFMQFVEDGDKPLYPGCTKTTKLNGLIQTFNMKAKHGMTDACYSDMLIMIGLLLPEGNDLPGSTYEAKRTLSALGMGYEKIHACPNDCILYRLHHADAISCPTCGESRWKLGKDKSEKEGVPGKVLWYFPPIPRFKRMFQSTVSAKELTWHANDRKKDGMMRHPADSPTWKMIDTKWPDFGLESRNLRLALSSDGFNPHSSLSSKYSCWPVILITYNLPPWLCMKRKYMMLTMLISGPKQPGNDIDVYLQPLVDDLKVLWDGVERVYDAVRGEYFKLKAILLWTINDFPAYGNLSGSIVKGYNACPICVDQTRPYRLKHSKKMAFMRHRRWLPRHHPYRKQAASFDNTIEEGEAPTPLTGEEVLTRVQGLNRPFGKKNPPPPYKGLEDENRPCWKKSLFSSNLITGNIFR, from the coding sequence ATGGATAAGTCATGGATGAAGGCTGATAGAAGATCACTACAGTTTCAGTTAGGACTTGAAGAATTTCTGAAATTTGCATCGGATAATGCAAGGGACATAAATAAAATATGTTGCCCTTGCTTGAAGTGCCATAACACTGATTTCGGCGGTATAGGGCTGATTAAGGACCATATATTTTTTAACGGTATTGATGTTAGTTATAAGCATTGGAAGTGGCATGGAGAACCATCTGCTTCTGCCTTGCATGCTCTTAGAGGGGATTCTGAAACAGTCGAAATGAATCCTGATTTAGGCATACAAGTAGAAGCTGTAGGGTTAGAGGGTAGTGAGGATGAGGAGATTTCGGAAGACTCGAACGAGTTTATGCAGTTTGTAGAAGATGGAGATAAGCCTCTATATCCTGGTTGTACCAAGACAACCAAGTTGAATGGTTTGATACAAACATTCAATATGAAAGCAAAGCACGGCATGACTGATGCGTGCTATTCAGATATGTTAATTATGATTGGCCTCTTGCTTCCAGAAGGAAATGACTTACCAGGGTCTACTTATGAGGCTAAAAGAACACTTTCCGCATTGGGGATGGGGTATGAAAAGATTCATGCTTGTCCAAATGACTGCATCTTGTACAGATTGCACCATGCTGATGCGATCAGTTGTCCAACTTGTGGTGAATCAAGGTGGAAACTTGGAAAGGACAAATCTGAGAAAGAAGGGGTTCCGGGGAAGGTATTGTGGTACTTCCCTCCGATCCCAAGGTTCAAACGGATGTTCCAATCGACAGTGTCAGCTAAGGAGCTAACTTGGCATGCCAATGATCGAAAGAAAGATGGAATGATGAGGCATCCAGCCGATTCCCCAACTTGGAAAATGATTGACACAAAATGGCCAGACTTTGGTCTAGAAAGTAGGAACCTTAGATTAGCGCTTTCATCAGACGGGTTTAATCCACATAGTTCTCTAAGTAGCAAATACTCATGTTGGCCTGTTATACTTATCACCTATAACCTTCCTCCATGGTTATGCATGAAGAGGAAGTACATGATGTTGACTATGTTAATTTCTGGACCCAAACAACCCGGAAATGACATTGACGTCTATCTACAGCCATTAGTGGATGATTTGAAAGTGTTGTGGGATGGGGTTGAGAGAGTATATGATGCTGTAAGAGGAGAGTATTTTAAACTGAAGGCGATACTATTATGGACAATTAACGATTTTCCCGCGTATGGGAATTTATCGGGAAGCATTGTGAAAGGATACAATGCTTGTCCAATATGTGTTGATCAGACAAGACCCTATAGGTTGAAGCACTCTAAAAAAATGGCATTCATGAGGCATCGACGATGGCTGCCACGACATCATCCTTATAGAAAGCAAGCTGCTTCCTTCGACAACACCATAGAGGAGGGTGAAGCTCCTACACCATTAACTGGAGAGGAGGTGTTGACCAGAGTTCAAGGTCTAAATCGACCATTTGGCAAGAAAAACCCTCCTCCCCCTTATAAGGGTCTTGAAGATGAAAACAGACCTTGCTGGAAAAAAAGTCTGTTTTCTTCGAACTTGATTACTGGGAACATCTTCCGGTAA
- the LOC121049990 gene encoding uncharacterized protein LOC121049990 — MSPSTRSSSSARAIALRIKAVAMKRSRTKPATPILAIEGAETSTKKAANPISKTTKKAASPKKGRTTKKAASPKKSNTTSTAASPKKGRTTKKAASPQKGRTTKKATSPKKSRTSMTITAKSNGVVSSTKSTNKSVSSKTKKSEEDDDENRTGGLKLLKRGMVTMSRITNRLIRGKRLTVKFNEKGEPVGKAAKEMQSYIGVLARTKIPISINDWREVDLDEKEKIWESIKDAFVVPKELKKMVISSAATKWREFKSKLTNMYIIPYMDEPELLENPPDDYRSITKDTWHQFVADRLSATFQEIREAQIAKRKENKYPHRMSRKGYANLMEELSESVPLQELDRATMWIKARQDRNGNFKQPEVEKKAEKIEHLRKREAEGEIATSGSDDVLTLALGNPEHRGRVRGVGGNVKPDLYFNLPKRQKMTFEQRTRLSLKKILEEEKEVLLAKERTAWEEERDTKLAEERAYWTERIAKLEAKVDGKELPVESPKPVTAVNELGSGQGSCSRHGEKAAEKAAHDNIEAEVKGVKKKLVLRDEVSIEVEEEIVQPSDERVRLNPILEEEVREDVIVLEAPVHGEEEQLGETKYKLAIDTVENIVAIGTVISIDLETKQQTIHGVPLGEENLRVSITETVVPEALLPFPIKDEIVKVKDAIGTCVAWPRNLVIAPAPGGKKKPKRKIPNRPQKDMFDDKEDLQILPSNLPAPLKDLCIWANIGLRNGATIHATFGPELFGHPHKAFVFRKDIYAMTHLLEISGSCIVFYMSYLQGVLKKAKMNDMVAFVDPAHTGASGCGNPTERARLVSNRFINGKSGQIYLVPYNSGGHWTLSAVNPAEETIHFMDPLKRRLIAGEWKTILDNSIKIYNAQKNKKGKKTIQWKNLAGIPEQKDSKTCGYWIMRYMKEIVEDKNLEFAAKWERRTNLVYTEKDIDQVRAEWAKHVIMFPDM; from the exons ATGTCGCCTTCTACTAGATCATCAAGTTCTGCAAGAGCCATAGCTCTAAGGATTAAGGCTGTGGCAATGAAACGATCGAGGACAAAACCAGCAACACCAATTCTAGCAATTGAAGGGGCTGAGACATCAACCAAAAAGGCTGCCAATCCCATATCTAAAACTACCAAAAAAGCAGCCTCTCCTAAGAAGGGTCGAACTACCAAAAAGGCTGCCTCTCCCAAGAAGTCTAATACTACATCAACAGCTGCCTCTCCCAAGAAGGGTCGAACTACCAAAAAGGCTGCCTCTCCCCAGAAGGGTCGGACTACCAAAAAGGCTACCTCCCCCAAGAAGTCTCGGACTAGCATGACTATAACTGCTAAGTCCAACGGGGTTGTGTCATCAACCAAGTCAACGAACAAGTCTGTTTCCAGTAAGACTAAGAAGTctgaggaggatgatgatgaaaacaGAACTGGTGGATTGAAGTTGCTGAAGCGAGGAATGGTTACGATGAGCCGCATTACAAACAGGCTTATCCGAGGAAAGAGGCTCACTGTGAAGTTTAATGAAAAAGGAGAACCTGTTGGTAAGGCTGCAAAAGAAATGCAGTCTTACATTGGGGTGTTGGCACGTACGAAGATCCCTATCTCAATAAATGATTGGAGAGAAGTGGATCTagatgaaaaggaaaagatatgGGAATCTATAAAG GATGCATTTGTGGTGCCTAAAGAGCTTAAAAAAATGGTGATTTCATCTGCTGCAACTAAATGGAGAGAGTTCAAGAGCAAGTTAACAAACATGTACATCATCCCTTATATGGATGAACCAGAACTGTTAGAAAATCCTCCAGATGATTACCGAAGCATAACGAAAGATACTTGGCACCAGTTTGTTGCTGATAGGCTTTCAGCTACCTTCCAG GAAATACGTGAAGCCCAAATTGCAAAGCGAAAGGAGAATAAATATCCTCATCGTATGTCACGCAAAGGTTATGCAAATTTAATGGAAGAACTG TCTGAAAGTGTCCCTTTACAAGAACTTGATAGAGCAACAATGTGGATTAAGGCTCGGCAAGATAGGAATGGCAACTTCAAACAACCTGAGGTAGAGAAGAAAGCcgaaaaaatt GAACATTTAAGGAAAAGGGAGGCTGAAGGGGAAATTGCCACATCTGGGTCTGATGATGTGCTCACTCTTGCATTGGGGAATCCGGAGCATAGAGGTAGGGTTAGAGGTGTTGGTGGCAATGTCAAGCCCGATTTATATTTCAACTTGCCAAAACGGCAAAAGATGACTTTTGAACAGAGGACTAGGTTATCGCTGAAGAAGATActagaggaggagaaggaagttTTGTTAGCTAAGGAAAGAACTGCATGGGAGGAGGAGAGGGATACAAAACTTGCTGAGGAGAGAGCTTATTGGACTGAGAGGATTGCAAAGCTAGAAGCGAAGGTCGATGGGAAGGAGCTGCCTGTTGAGTCCCCCAAACCTGTCACAGCAGTTAATGAGCTTGGTTCAGGACAAGGGAGTTGTTCTCGCCATGGGGAGAAGGCTGCGGAGAAGGCTGCACATGATAATATTGAAGCTGAGGTGAAGggtgtgaagaagaagttggttttaAGAGATGAAGTGAGCATCGAGGTTGAAGAGGAAATTGTGCAGCCCAGTGATGAGAGGGTACGGTTAAACCCGATATTAGAAGAGGAGGTTAGAGAAGATGTCATTGTACTAGAGGCACCAGTACATGGTGAAGAG GAACAATTAGGTGAGACCAAGTATAAACTGGCCATTGACACGGTGGAAAACATTGTGGCTATTGGAACTGTCATCAGTATCGACCTTGAGACCAAACAGCAAACAATCCATGGTGTTCCACTTGGAGAGGAGAATTTGCGTGTCTCTATCACAGAAACTGTTGTTCCTGAAGCTTTGCTGCCATTTCCCATAAAAGATGAGATAGTGAAGGTCAAGGATGCCATTGGGACTTGTGTCGCTTGGCCGAGGAACCTTGTTATTGCCCCTGCACCTGGTGGGAAG AAAAAACCAAAGCGTAAAATTCCTAATAGGCCACAGAAAGATATGTTTGATGATAAGGAAGACTTGCAAATCCTGCCATCGAATCTCCCTGCACCTTTAAAGGACTTATGCATTTGGGCAAACATTGGATTGCGGAATGGGGCAACCATCCACGCCACTTTTGGACCAGAACTTTTTGGTCATCCACATAAAGCCTTTGTCTTTAGAAAGGACATCTATGCTATGACACACTTATTGGAAATTTCAGGCAGCTGCATTGTTTTTTACATGAG CTACCTTCAAGGTGTGTTGAAGAAGGCTAAGATGAATGACATGGTCGCTTTTGTCGACCCTGCTCACACGGGTGCAAGTGGTTGTGGAAATCCAACCGAACGAGCTCGCTTAGTATCAAATCGGTTCATAAATGGGAAGTCTGGGCAAATTTATTTGGTCCCATATAATTCAGG TGGTCATTGGACATTGTCTGCTGTGAATCCAGCTGAAGAAACCATTCACTTCATGGATCCGTTAAAGAGGCGACTCATCGCTGGTGAATGGAAAACAATTCTGGACAA CTCCATTAAAATCTACAATGCACAGAAGAATAAGAAAGGGAAGAAAACCATTCAATGGAAAAATCTTGCT ggcattCCGGAGCAGAAAGATAGTAAGACTTGTGGGTATTGGATCATGCGCTACATGAAGGAGATAGTGGAAGATAAGAATTTGGAGTTTGCAGCTAAA tGGGAAAGAAGGACAAATCTGGTTTACACTGAAAAGGACATTGATCAAGTTCGGGCAGAATGGGCGAAGCATGTTATCATGTTTCCAGATATGTAG
- the LOC112171133 gene encoding uncharacterized protein LOC112171133, whose product MHIEKNCCDAILGTLLNISGKTKDGAAARLDMVEMGIRTDLKPTTAAKRDKLPLGSWNLFLDERKIVCSSFFNMTVPVRFSSNVRNLVSMEDLRLAGLKSHDCHTIMQLLLPVALRSVLEKPVRYAIIRFCLFFKAICSKVIDVSKLQQMQADLVDTVCLLEKFFPPSFFDIMIHLTVHLVREVELCGPVFFRWMYPFERYMKVFKGYVRNRQFPEGCIAECYIVEEAVEFCSERMLPREATTIGIPWRTKLGLLNGCKPLSGATIIIVDRKQLDMAHLCVCTNTEDAIPYFKEHMEFLKLSFPRFKKNKKWLKDKQNLTFAGWFKERVANEMRFADNDVPETIRWLAGGPKMEVPTFGGYHVNGVDFNTSERDKVRSVQNSGVFLVADAMQVASARDKNPKTDDMDFYGRIQQIWEVDYYKFRIPVFMCDWVESARGVKVDELGFTLVKLDRVGHLNDPFVLATHVKQIFYIQDPLDDQWSVVVRCPERDYQGGCNDEEMEDIELEQHPFIPTMPSIETFDDVVGDLPSSYIRDGDEGIWVENEDGRRV is encoded by the exons ATGCACATTGAGAAGAATTGTTGTGATGCTATTCTTGGTACGCTGTTGAACATTTCTGGGAAGACTAAGGATGGGGCTGCTGCTCGTTTGGACATGGTCGAAATGGGTATACGGACTGATTTGAAGCCTACAACTGCTGCAAAAAGGGACAAGTTGCCTTTGGGTAGTTGGAACTTGTTCCTGGATGAGAGAAAGATTGTTTGCAGTTCCTTTTTCAATATGACCGTTCCAGTTCGGTTTTCATCCAATGTACGAAATCTGGTGTCAATGGAGGATTTACGACTTGCTGGTCTTAAATCACATGATTGCCACACTATAATGCAACTTCTTCTCCCTGTTGCATTACGTTCAGTTTTGGAGAAACCAGTTAGGTACGCAATTATTCGGTTTTGCCTATTCTTCAAAGCAATATGCAGTAAAGTGATCGACGTTTCAAAATTGCAACAAATGCAAGCAGACCTGGTCGATACAGTTTGCTTGCTTGAGAAGTTCTTTCCACCATCATTTTTTGACATAATGATTCACCTAACTGTCCATCTTGTTAGGGAAGTCGAGTTATGTGGTCCGGTATTTTTTAGATGGATGTACCCTTTTGAGAGGTACATGAAAGTGTTCAAAGGATATGTGAGAAATCGACAATTTCCTGAAGGGTGCATTGCAGAGTGTTACATTGTAGAAGAGGCAGTTGAGTTTTGCTCAGAACGTATGCTTCCTAGAGAGGCTACCACTATTGGGATCCCTTGGAGAACCAAACTTGGGCTCTTAAATGGCTGCAAGCCTTTATCAGGCGCCACCATCATTATTGTCGACAGAAAGCAACTTGACATGGCCCACCTATGTGTATGCACGAACACTGAAGATGCAATCCCTTATTTCAA AGAGCATATGGAATTCCTAAAGTTGAGTTTTCCAAGgttcaaaaaaaataagaagtggTTGAAGGACAAACAGAACCTTACCTTTGCTGGTTGGTTCAAGGAGAGG GTTGCAAATGAAATGAGATTTGCCGATAATGATGTTCCTGAAACCATTAGGTGGCTGGCTGGTGGACCAAAAATGGAGGTCCCTACATTTGGTGGTTACCATGTGAATGGGGTTGATTTTAACACTTCGGAGCGTGACAAAGTACGATCAGTTCAAAATAGCGGGGTTTTTTTGGTTGCTGATGCAATGCAAGTTGCTAGTGCAAgggataaaaaccctaaaactgatGATATGGACTTTTACGGCAGGATACAACAAATTTGGGAGGTGGACTACTACAAGTTTAGGATACCTGTCTTCATGTGTGATTGGGTGGAGTCAGCTAGGGGGGTTAAAGTAGACGAACTTGGGTTTACTTTGGTTAAACTTGATAGGGTAGGGCATTTAAATGATCCGTTTGTCTTAGCTACCCATGTGAAACAGATTTTCTACATACAAGACCCCCTTGATGATCAATGGTCAGTGGTAGTGCGGTGCCCGGAAAGAGACTACCAAGGAGGGTGTAatgatgaagaaatggaagatattgaactggaaCAACacccattcattcctacaatgCCATCGATTGAGAcctttgatgatgtagttggtGATCTGCCTAGCTCCTATATTCGAGATGGCGATGAAGGAATATGGGTTGAGAATGAGGATGGTCGACGTGTTTAA